The following coding sequences are from one Gemmatimonadota bacterium window:
- a CDS encoding UbiA family prenyltransferase has translation MIDHREGQTFTGGSALARWASFVKLPHTLFALPFALLGVLAASRVAPVTWGTVAWVALAFSSARFAAMGFNRIVDRAFDAKNPRTKARELPSGAIAVGTAKVAVVVAAALFMLASWQLNPLCLYLSPIALAWVLGYSYAKRFTSWPHLWLGLSLAIAPVGGWIAVTGAWSTPWWLLLVITVGVMTWVAGFDVFYALPDEGFDRDQGLRSAVVRLGQTRAIFFGKLLHGITIPALAVFGWGAGFGLWYYVGVAVAAAILTYEHQLVKPGDLSRLDAAFFTMNGVMSVTVFAFAMIDVLVK, from the coding sequence ATGATCGATCATCGCGAAGGCCAGACCTTCACCGGCGGCTCCGCGCTCGCTCGGTGGGCATCCTTCGTCAAGCTCCCGCACACCCTCTTCGCGCTGCCATTCGCGCTGCTCGGCGTGCTCGCAGCGAGCCGCGTGGCGCCGGTGACGTGGGGCACGGTGGCGTGGGTGGCACTCGCGTTCTCGTCGGCGCGCTTCGCGGCGATGGGGTTCAATCGGATCGTCGATCGGGCCTTCGATGCGAAGAATCCGCGCACCAAGGCGCGCGAGTTGCCGAGCGGGGCGATCGCGGTCGGCACGGCGAAGGTGGCGGTGGTGGTGGCCGCAGCGCTCTTCATGCTGGCGAGCTGGCAACTGAATCCGCTCTGCCTCTATCTCTCGCCGATCGCGCTTGCCTGGGTGCTCGGCTATTCGTACGCGAAGCGCTTCACCTCGTGGCCGCATCTCTGGCTCGGGTTGTCGCTGGCGATCGCCCCGGTCGGTGGCTGGATCGCGGTGACGGGCGCGTGGAGCACACCCTGGTGGCTGCTGCTGGTGATCACCGTCGGCGTGATGACGTGGGTGGCGGGCTTCGACGTCTTCTACGCGCTCCCCGATGAGGGCTTCGACCGCGATCAGGGGCTTCGGAGCGCCGTCGTGCGCCTGGGGCAGACGCGTGCGATCTTCTTCGGCAAACTGCTCCACGGCATCACGATCCCGGCGCTCGCCGTCTTCGGGTGGGGCGCCGGCTTCGGCCTCTGGTACTACGTCGGCGTCGCGGTGGCGGCGGCGATCCTGACCTACGAACACCAGTTGGTGAAGCCGGGCGACCTGTCACGACTCGACGCGGCGTTCTTCACGATGAATGGGGTGATGAGCGTGACGGTGTTTGCATTCGCGATGATCGATGTGCTGGTGAAGTAG
- the purD gene encoding phosphoribosylamine--glycine ligase, which produces MRLLVVGGGGREHALALALLQDDPSNQIYVAPGNPGTASFATNLPIAADDIDRLADATDAHAIDLVVVGPEVPLALGLADRLRAEGRTVFGPVAAAAQIESSKAFSKDVMFAAGVPTAASATFNELAAALAYVDAHAEPLVVKASGLAAGKGAVVCATRAEAREALQAMMGAHQLGAAGDVVVVEAFLEGEELSVLAVTNGRDVRILPPAQDHKRIGEGDSGPNTGGMGAYTPVAIATPAAMARIEQEVLLPTLRELERRGAPFRGVLYAGIMLHPDGTPNVVEFNCRLGDPETEVVLPLVRSGLTALLDAAAKGEPLPALDLRSDAAVTTVLASAGYPESSRKGDAITIPTSLPEGVTVYHAGTALQSDGTLVTNGGRVLAVTAVAPTFADAQAKSRAAAEAIQFAGKQYRRDIGWREANR; this is translated from the coding sequence GTGAGGCTGCTGGTCGTCGGCGGGGGCGGGCGCGAACATGCGCTCGCCCTCGCGCTCCTGCAGGACGATCCGTCCAACCAGATCTACGTCGCGCCGGGCAACCCCGGCACCGCCTCCTTCGCCACCAACCTCCCGATCGCCGCCGATGACATCGACCGCCTGGCCGATGCCACCGACGCACACGCCATCGACCTCGTGGTCGTCGGCCCCGAGGTGCCCCTCGCCCTCGGCCTCGCCGATCGGCTCCGGGCCGAGGGGCGCACCGTCTTCGGCCCGGTCGCCGCGGCCGCGCAGATCGAGTCGTCGAAGGCGTTCTCCAAGGACGTGATGTTCGCAGCCGGCGTACCGACCGCCGCGAGCGCCACCTTCAATGAGCTCGCCGCCGCGCTGGCGTACGTCGACGCGCACGCCGAGCCGCTGGTGGTGAAGGCGTCGGGGCTCGCCGCCGGGAAGGGCGCGGTGGTCTGTGCCACGCGCGCGGAGGCACGCGAGGCGTTGCAGGCGATGATGGGGGCGCATCAGCTCGGCGCTGCCGGCGACGTCGTGGTCGTCGAGGCATTTCTCGAGGGCGAAGAGCTGTCGGTGCTGGCGGTGACCAATGGCCGCGACGTGCGCATCCTGCCGCCGGCACAGGACCACAAGCGGATCGGCGAGGGCGACTCCGGGCCGAACACCGGCGGCATGGGCGCTTACACTCCCGTCGCGATCGCGACCCCCGCGGCAATGGCGCGCATCGAGCAGGAGGTCTTGCTGCCGACGCTGCGCGAACTCGAGCGGCGCGGCGCACCGTTCCGCGGCGTGCTCTACGCCGGCATCATGCTCCATCCCGACGGCACCCCCAATGTGGTGGAGTTCAATTGCCGCCTCGGCGATCCCGAGACAGAGGTGGTGCTCCCGCTGGTCCGCTCGGGACTCACGGCGTTGCTCGACGCCGCCGCGAAGGGTGAGCCACTCCCCGCGCTTGATCTCCGCAGCGACGCGGCCGTCACCACGGTGCTGGCGAGTGCCGGCTACCCGGAGTCGAGCCGGAAGGGCGATGCGATCACGATTCCGACCAGCCTCCCCGAGGGCGTAACCGTCTACCACGCAGGGACGGCCCTCCAAAGCGATGGTACCCTCGTCACCAACGGCGGCCGGGTCCTCGCGGTGACCGCCGTCGCACCGACCTTCGCCGACGCTCAGGCAAAGAGCCGCGCCGCCGCCGAGGCGATCCAGTTCGCAGGGAAGCAGTACCGACGCGACATCGGCTGGCGCGAGGCGAATCGATGA
- a CDS encoding nuclease, whose product MRSLALPLPATDLEALRFRVKRLADDRPGTYRMLGADGRVLYVGKAKALRTRLLSYFRASYPEDKGARILHAASDIRIDPTPSEFAAALAELELIRKFRPPFNVAMNRNKAAGFLVVTDERAPRLVSTAAPERYRGRTYGPFPSRARTLDAARVLADLLGIRDCRADMPVHYADQQDLFSDPIRAACPRFDFGTCLGPCAGLVAEPAYRTRADLAAAFCEGRSIAPIDRVVASMTERADDGDFERAAYWRGKFESLEWLMAAVARSRASLEALSFVYRDPGARGDARAFVIVRGEVRACYPDPVSPIEREAFAGVVATELAKPPEPIGRVSPERLHQRLLVMSWFRNRPNAWRWTVPLGEWGGMVIDDRRR is encoded by the coding sequence ATGCGCTCCCTCGCGCTTCCCCTCCCCGCCACCGACCTCGAGGCGCTCCGCTTTCGGGTCAAGCGGCTTGCCGACGACCGTCCGGGCACCTACCGGATGCTCGGCGCCGATGGTCGCGTGTTGTACGTCGGCAAGGCGAAGGCGCTGCGCACCAGGCTGCTCTCGTATTTCCGGGCGTCGTACCCCGAGGACAAGGGGGCCCGGATCCTCCATGCGGCGAGCGACATCCGGATCGACCCGACCCCGAGCGAGTTCGCCGCGGCGCTGGCCGAGCTGGAGTTGATCCGGAAGTTCCGGCCGCCGTTCAACGTGGCGATGAACCGCAACAAGGCCGCCGGCTTCCTGGTGGTCACCGACGAACGGGCGCCACGACTGGTCTCGACGGCGGCCCCCGAGCGCTATCGGGGCCGGACCTACGGCCCCTTCCCCTCGCGCGCCCGCACCCTCGACGCGGCGCGAGTCCTGGCGGACCTCCTCGGCATTCGCGACTGCCGAGCCGACATGCCGGTCCACTACGCCGACCAGCAGGATCTCTTCTCCGACCCGATTCGCGCGGCCTGTCCGCGGTTTGATTTTGGCACCTGTCTCGGGCCCTGCGCGGGACTTGTGGCGGAGCCGGCGTATCGGACGCGCGCGGACCTGGCGGCGGCGTTCTGCGAGGGGCGCAGCATCGCCCCGATCGATCGGGTCGTCGCCTCGATGACGGAGCGCGCCGACGACGGCGACTTCGAGCGGGCGGCGTATTGGCGTGGAAAGTTCGAGTCGCTGGAGTGGCTGATGGCCGCCGTGGCGCGCAGCCGCGCCTCGCTGGAGGCGCTCTCGTTCGTCTATCGCGACCCCGGGGCCCGTGGCGATGCCCGGGCCTTCGTGATCGTCAGGGGCGAAGTGCGCGCCTGCTACCCCGACCCGGTCTCCCCGATCGAGCGGGAGGCCTTTGCCGGGGTAGTGGCGACGGAACTGGCGAAACCGCCGGAACCGATCGGCCGGGTCTCGCCGGAGCGACTGCATCAGCGCCTGCTGGTGATGTCCTGGTTCCGGAACCGACCGAATGCCTGGCGGTGGACGGTGCCGCTTGGTGAATGGGGAGGAATGGTGATCGATGATCGGCGGCGGTGA
- a CDS encoding menaquinone biosynthesis decarboxylase, translating to MTLDTIADYIAAIERMGELVRITQPVRTHLEIAEIADRTMKLPDGGPALLFERPVLPNGRESTIPVAINLYGSRKRMCLALGVDRLDAIGDRIAEMVQLKVPEGIMGKLSMLPKLAEMAKYPPKTRSGKPACQEIVLRGDDIDLEALPILQTWPGDGGCYLTLPMVITRDPKTGGRNVGMYRVQVQGKRDLAMHWQRHKSGAAHWREMAERGETMPVVIALGGDPASVYSGSAPLPPAIDEFLFAGFLRREPVELAKALTCDLEVPAEAEIVIEGYIDPSEELVMEGPFGDHTGFYSLADRYPRLHVTAVTMKKKPTYIATLVGRPPMEDYWLGHATERIFLPLLRLTVPEIVDYHMPAAGIFHNLVFASIDKQYPGQAYKVMHAMWGTGLMSLSKVLVIVDKDVNVQDQEETWWVALNNIDPKRDVEFARGPVDVLDHASQHFSFGSKMGIDATRKWPEEGFTREWPDKIVMDEGTKAKVDAMWAGLGIVR from the coding sequence ATGACACTCGACACCATTGCCGACTACATCGCCGCCATCGAGCGGATGGGTGAACTGGTCCGGATCACCCAGCCGGTCAGGACGCACCTGGAGATCGCGGAGATCGCCGATCGGACGATGAAGCTCCCCGATGGCGGCCCCGCGCTGCTCTTCGAGCGCCCCGTCCTCCCCAACGGCCGCGAGTCGACCATCCCGGTGGCGATCAATCTCTATGGGTCGCGGAAGCGGATGTGCCTCGCCCTGGGGGTCGACCGCCTCGACGCCATCGGCGATCGGATCGCCGAGATGGTGCAACTCAAGGTGCCTGAGGGGATCATGGGGAAGCTGTCGATGCTCCCCAAGCTCGCCGAGATGGCCAAGTACCCACCGAAGACGCGTTCGGGGAAGCCGGCCTGCCAGGAGATCGTCCTCCGCGGCGACGACATCGACCTCGAGGCGCTGCCGATCCTGCAGACCTGGCCCGGCGACGGTGGCTGCTACCTGACACTGCCGATGGTGATCACCCGCGACCCGAAGACGGGAGGTCGCAACGTCGGGATGTACCGGGTGCAGGTGCAGGGGAAGCGCGACCTCGCGATGCACTGGCAGCGCCACAAGAGCGGGGCGGCGCACTGGCGCGAGATGGCCGAGCGGGGCGAGACGATGCCCGTGGTGATCGCCTTGGGCGGTGACCCGGCGTCGGTCTATTCCGGCTCCGCGCCGCTGCCGCCGGCGATCGACGAGTTCCTCTTCGCGGGCTTCCTCCGCCGCGAACCGGTCGAACTCGCCAAGGCGCTCACCTGCGACCTCGAGGTGCCGGCCGAAGCGGAGATCGTGATCGAGGGGTACATCGATCCGAGCGAGGAACTGGTGATGGAGGGGCCGTTCGGCGATCACACCGGCTTCTACTCGCTGGCCGACCGCTATCCGCGGCTGCATGTGACCGCGGTGACGATGAAGAAGAAGCCGACCTACATCGCGACCCTCGTCGGGCGGCCGCCGATGGAGGATTACTGGCTCGGTCACGCGACGGAGCGGATCTTCCTCCCGTTGTTGCGGCTCACGGTGCCCGAGATCGTCGACTATCACATGCCGGCCGCGGGGATCTTCCACAACCTCGTCTTTGCCAGCATCGACAAGCAATATCCCGGGCAGGCCTACAAGGTGATGCACGCGATGTGGGGCACCGGATTGATGTCGTTGTCGAAGGTGCTGGTGATCGTCGACAAGGACGTGAACGTGCAGGACCAGGAGGAGACCTGGTGGGTGGCGCTCAACAACATCGACCCGAAGCGTGACGTGGAATTTGCGCGCGGGCCGGTGGATGTCCTCGACCACGCGTCGCAACACTTCTCGTTCGGCAGCAAGATGGGGATCGACGCCACGCGGAAGTGGCCCGAGGAGGGTTTCACGCGCGAATGGCCCGACAAGATCGTGATGGATGAGGGGACGAAGGCGAAGGTGGATGCGATGTGGGCAGGGCTGGGGATTGTTCGATGA
- the glmM gene encoding phosphoglucosamine mutase: MSETLMISVSGMRGHVGTDLTPELVARHAAALGAWVRSRGGSSVVIGRDARTSGPMFTLAATAGFQSVGVDVIDVGMVPTPTVQMAVEHHHAGAGLILTASHNPIEWNALKFVGPDGIFLDAESGGMVRRLADEGPPRSGWDTIGTRRDDPDAVARHLDAILALPEIDVEAIRAAKFHVALDCVRGAGAPSMLALFDRLGVRVTGINLETDGRFPREPEPIPENLGALGELVRASGADLGMAVDPDVDRLALVDESGTPIGEDYTLAVATRAVLARQPAGSGPQTVVVNLSTSLVVEDAARSGGARFVRAPVGEANVARAIVAEGAVIGGEGNGGVILPALHVGRDAPLGAALILQYLAATGEQLGAVVRSAPRYVIVKAKAPRGGDLAAQYAALRAQWPDAEADDRDGLRLAWSDRWLHVRPSGTEPIVRLIAEAPTAAEAEALIAQARAAR; encoded by the coding sequence ATGTCCGAAACCCTGATGATCTCCGTCTCCGGCATGCGCGGGCATGTCGGCACCGATTTGACTCCCGAACTGGTGGCCCGTCACGCCGCCGCGCTCGGTGCCTGGGTGCGCAGCCGGGGCGGCTCGAGTGTCGTGATCGGCCGCGATGCGCGCACGTCGGGGCCGATGTTCACCCTCGCGGCGACGGCCGGCTTCCAATCGGTCGGTGTCGACGTGATCGACGTCGGCATGGTGCCGACGCCGACGGTGCAGATGGCGGTCGAGCATCATCATGCCGGCGCCGGACTGATCCTGACGGCGAGCCACAATCCGATCGAGTGGAACGCGCTGAAGTTCGTCGGCCCGGACGGCATCTTCCTCGACGCCGAGTCCGGTGGGATGGTGCGCCGACTGGCCGACGAGGGACCGCCGCGGAGCGGCTGGGATACCATCGGCACCCGCCGAGATGACCCGGACGCCGTCGCGCGGCACCTCGATGCCATCCTGGCACTTCCCGAGATCGACGTCGAGGCGATCCGCGCCGCCAAGTTCCACGTCGCGCTCGACTGCGTGCGCGGCGCGGGCGCGCCCTCGATGCTGGCGCTGTTCGACCGCCTCGGCGTCCGGGTGACCGGGATCAACCTCGAGACCGACGGGCGCTTCCCCCGCGAGCCCGAACCGATCCCCGAAAACCTCGGCGCACTGGGCGAGCTGGTCCGGGCCTCCGGCGCCGACCTCGGCATGGCGGTCGACCCGGATGTCGATCGGCTGGCTCTGGTGGACGAGTCGGGGACCCCCATTGGCGAGGACTACACCCTGGCCGTGGCGACCCGGGCGGTGCTTGCCCGGCAGCCAGCCGGCAGCGGCCCCCAGACCGTGGTCGTCAACCTCTCGACCTCGCTGGTGGTGGAGGATGCGGCCCGCTCGGGCGGGGCGCGGTTCGTCCGGGCACCGGTCGGGGAGGCCAACGTGGCGCGGGCGATCGTGGCGGAAGGCGCCGTCATTGGCGGGGAGGGGAACGGCGGCGTGATCCTGCCGGCCCTCCACGTGGGGCGGGACGCCCCGCTGGGGGCGGCCCTCATCTTGCAATACCTGGCCGCGACCGGGGAACAGCTCGGGGCCGTGGTGCGTTCCGCCCCCAGGTACGTCATCGTCAAGGCGAAGGCGCCGCGGGGTGGGGATCTGGCGGCCCAGTATGCCGCGCTCCGGGCCCAGTGGCCCGATGCCGAGGCCGATGACCGCGACGGCCTGCGCCTGGCCTGGTCTGATCGCTGGCTCCACGTCCGTCCCTCGGGAACGGAACCGATTGTTCGTCTGATTGCCGAGGCGCCGACGGCGGCCGAGGCAGAAGCCCTGATTGCCCAGGCCCGCGCCGCGCGCTGA
- a CDS encoding M48 family metallopeptidase, translated as MTSLPAARPRIALPDISAVAWEHPADRAALQTLRAVPGVDEVIRKILGMLGGERGIRLLFQGNAVRVGPTQFPLLWALHVENCSTFGWEKIPELYVTQTPIFNAGAYGIDDPFIVIHSSALELLDTDEQRVLLAHELGHVISGHSLYRTIAAIMVMISLGALPMLASLILLPVKFAFLEWSRKSELSADRASLLGSQDLQATMRLFMKMAGGGNTTNIRPGDLNLEPFMVQANEYASSNDGLDVVYKILSTLSLTHPMNVVRAAEVQKWVQSGDYERILRGEYVRRGTEQAERPLRDDMHDAKEHYKQEIKEVGEHLKNAAKRATERAKEAFQEARAKGSA; from the coding sequence ATGACCTCGCTTCCGGCTGCCCGTCCCCGCATTGCCCTCCCCGACATCTCGGCGGTCGCGTGGGAGCATCCGGCCGATCGCGCCGCGCTGCAGACCCTCCGCGCCGTGCCCGGCGTCGACGAGGTGATTCGCAAGATTCTCGGCATGCTCGGCGGGGAGCGCGGCATCCGCCTCCTCTTCCAGGGCAATGCGGTCCGCGTCGGGCCCACCCAGTTCCCGCTCCTCTGGGCGCTGCACGTCGAGAACTGTTCCACCTTCGGGTGGGAAAAGATTCCTGAGCTCTACGTCACCCAGACGCCGATCTTCAACGCCGGCGCGTACGGCATCGACGATCCGTTCATCGTGATCCACTCGTCGGCGCTCGAGTTGCTCGACACCGACGAGCAGCGCGTGCTGCTGGCGCATGAGCTCGGCCACGTGATCAGCGGGCATTCGCTCTATCGCACGATCGCGGCGATCATGGTGATGATCTCCCTCGGCGCGTTGCCGATGCTCGCGTCGCTCATCCTGTTGCCGGTCAAGTTTGCCTTCCTCGAGTGGTCACGGAAGTCGGAGCTCTCGGCCGACCGCGCCTCACTGCTCGGCTCGCAGGATCTGCAGGCGACGATGCGCCTCTTCATGAAGATGGCCGGCGGCGGCAACACGACGAACATCCGCCCGGGCGACCTCAACCTCGAGCCCTTCATGGTGCAGGCCAACGAGTACGCGTCCTCGAACGACGGCCTCGACGTGGTCTACAAGATCCTGAGCACCCTGTCGCTGACGCACCCGATGAACGTGGTGCGCGCCGCCGAGGTGCAGAAGTGGGTGCAGAGCGGCGACTACGAGCGCATTCTGCGCGGCGAGTACGTCCGGCGCGGCACCGAGCAGGCGGAGCGGCCGTTGCGCGATGACATGCACGACGCCAAGGAGCACTACAAGCAGGAGATCAAGGAAGTGGGCGAGCACCTGAAGAACGCGGCCAAGCGCGCCACCGAGCGCGCCAAGGAAGCCTTCCAGGAAGCGCGCGCGAAGGGTTCCGCGTGA
- a CDS encoding cystathionine gamma-synthase has product MTRLPEAHTTQQLATLAVHAGQLPDPVAGAVMPPIFQTSTYVQDALGVPHNGYEYARTANPTREALERNLAALEGGLHGFAFGSGLAALDTVLKLLKSGDHVVVGSNVYGGSHRLMQRVYENFGVAFTFVDMREVANIEAALRPTTRMLYCETPTNPMMFLTDLRAVGDLAQAHGLLLVVDNTFATPILQRPLALGADIVLHSTTKYLNGHSDMVGGALVTAREDLGERIGFLQNAAGGIPGPFDCWLALRGIKTLPLRMRAHCDSAGKLATWLAGRSDVQHVYYPGLPDHPQHALAKAQMSGFGGMISIELGSLERARRVVESTHLFALAESLGGVESLIGHPATMTHASVPKALRDEMGLTDSLVRLSVGIEDLGDLQADLDKALSV; this is encoded by the coding sequence ATGACCCGTTTGCCCGAAGCGCACACCACACAGCAGCTCGCGACACTCGCCGTGCACGCCGGCCAGCTTCCCGACCCGGTGGCCGGCGCCGTGATGCCGCCGATCTTCCAGACCTCGACGTATGTGCAGGACGCCCTCGGCGTGCCGCACAACGGCTACGAGTACGCCCGGACCGCCAACCCGACCCGCGAGGCGCTGGAGCGGAACCTCGCGGCGCTCGAAGGCGGCCTCCACGGCTTCGCCTTCGGCTCGGGACTCGCGGCACTCGACACCGTCCTCAAGCTGCTGAAGTCGGGCGACCACGTGGTGGTCGGAAGCAACGTCTACGGTGGCAGTCACCGGCTGATGCAGCGGGTCTACGAGAACTTCGGCGTCGCCTTCACCTTCGTCGACATGCGTGAGGTCGCGAACATCGAGGCCGCGCTCCGTCCGACGACGCGGATGCTGTACTGCGAGACGCCGACCAACCCGATGATGTTCCTCACCGACCTGCGCGCGGTGGGCGACCTGGCGCAGGCCCACGGCCTGCTGCTCGTGGTCGACAACACCTTTGCGACGCCGATCCTGCAACGCCCGCTCGCGCTCGGCGCCGACATCGTCCTCCACTCCACCACCAAGTATCTCAACGGCCACTCCGACATGGTCGGCGGCGCCCTGGTGACGGCGCGCGAGGACCTGGGTGAGCGAATCGGCTTCCTGCAGAATGCCGCCGGCGGCATCCCTGGTCCGTTCGATTGCTGGTTGGCGCTGCGCGGCATCAAGACACTGCCGCTCCGCATGCGCGCCCACTGCGACAGCGCCGGGAAACTGGCGACCTGGCTCGCCGGGCGATCGGATGTGCAGCACGTGTATTACCCCGGACTGCCCGACCATCCCCAGCACGCGCTGGCGAAGGCGCAGATGAGCGGCTTCGGCGGGATGATCTCCATTGAACTCGGCTCGCTCGAACGGGCGCGCCGCGTGGTCGAGTCGACGCATCTCTTCGCCTTGGCGGAGTCGCTCGGCGGCGTCGAGTCATTGATCGGTCACCCGGCGACGATGACCCACGCCTCGGTCCCCAAGGCGCTGCGGGACGAGATGGGGCTGACCGACTCGCTGGTGCGGCTCTCGGTCGGGATCGAGGACCTTGGCGACCTGCAGGCGGACCTGGACAAGGCGCTCTCCGTCTGA
- a CDS encoding UbiX family flavin prenyltransferase → MLPVVLAITGASGAPYAVRLLDVLARAQVPVDLIVSSHGWRLLQTESGVGDLAALQTATGGDWSSITVYDDGDRGAKPASGSYRTRGMVICPCSMGTVAAIAGGTSRSLVERAADVMLKERRPLLLVPRETPFSLIHLRNLTAVTEAGATVMPAAPGFYHQPTTISELVDFMVQRMLDHLGVDIALAPRWGG, encoded by the coding sequence ATGCTGCCCGTCGTCCTCGCCATCACCGGCGCCTCCGGCGCCCCCTACGCCGTGCGGCTGCTCGACGTGCTCGCGCGGGCGCAGGTGCCGGTGGACCTGATCGTCTCCTCGCATGGCTGGCGGCTCTTGCAGACCGAGTCGGGAGTCGGCGACCTCGCCGCGCTGCAAACGGCCACCGGCGGCGACTGGTCGAGCATCACCGTGTACGACGATGGCGACCGTGGCGCGAAGCCGGCATCGGGGTCGTACCGGACACGCGGGATGGTGATCTGCCCCTGCTCCATGGGCACCGTGGCCGCGATTGCCGGTGGGACGTCGCGGTCGTTGGTGGAGCGCGCCGCCGACGTGATGCTCAAGGAGCGGCGGCCGCTGCTGCTGGTGCCGCGCGAGACGCCGTTCTCGCTGATCCACCTCCGCAACCTCACCGCGGTGACCGAAGCGGGGGCAACGGTGATGCCGGCGGCGCCCGGCTTCTACCACCAGCCGACCACCATCAGCGAGTTGGTCGACTTCATGGTGCAGCGGATGCTCGACCACCTGGGCGTCGACATCGCCCTCGCGCCGCGCTGGGGCGGCTGA
- a CDS encoding metallophosphoesterase family protein, whose amino-acid sequence MRLGIIADTHGLLRPEIFEVFAGVDHILHAGDVGPLDIITELEAIAPVTAVFGNTDGFDVRARLPRVARIELDGFDIVVTHGDQFGRGVPSEEFHAAYPTADILIHGHTHIPKLELVDVVVTVMNPGGAGPRRFDIPASVGILELEAGIPPRGRLVPLTGADEE is encoded by the coding sequence ATGCGTCTCGGCATCATCGCCGACACCCATGGCTTGCTCCGCCCCGAGATCTTCGAGGTCTTCGCCGGCGTCGATCATATTCTCCATGCCGGTGATGTCGGACCACTCGACATCATCACCGAGCTCGAGGCAATCGCGCCGGTCACTGCCGTCTTCGGCAATACCGACGGCTTCGACGTGCGCGCCCGGCTGCCGCGCGTGGCGCGCATCGAGCTCGACGGCTTCGACATCGTGGTGACGCACGGCGACCAGTTCGGGCGTGGCGTGCCGAGCGAGGAATTCCATGCGGCGTATCCGACGGCGGACATCCTGATCCACGGGCACACGCACATCCCCAAGCTCGAGCTCGTGGACGTGGTGGTGACGGTGATGAACCCGGGCGGGGCGGGGCCGCGCCGCTTCGACATTCCGGCGTCGGTGGGAATTCTCGAGCTCGAAGCGGGGATTCCGCCGAGGGGACGGTTGGTGCCGTTGACGGGGGCGGATGAGGAGTGA
- the mutM gene encoding bifunctional DNA-formamidopyrimidine glycosylase/DNA-(apurinic or apyrimidinic site) lyase — protein sequence MPELPEVETLVRQLRVRLVGRRIVSAALRHDNVLDGVTKGVLLRGLAGRTITDVTRRAKHALLHTDNKLLAVQPGMTGSLLVYDRPMSEDEDRYAVLVCALDDGALLVYRDVRRIGTLRWCDATAWATYEARLGPEPLDPEFTAERFAARLAKSRAAIKKVLMDQRVVVGVGNIYATEALFAAAIDPSKPANKVPAEKLLALHGHVVRILDAAIASEGTTFRDYVSSTGAPGNFQLELYVYGREGEPCKVCGTRLVMTHDIDARGTVLCWRCQT from the coding sequence ATGCCTGAACTGCCAGAAGTCGAAACCCTTGTTCGTCAATTGCGCGTCCGGCTGGTGGGGCGCCGCATCGTGTCGGCCGCGCTCCGCCATGACAACGTCCTCGACGGCGTGACCAAGGGCGTCCTGCTCCGCGGGCTCGCGGGGCGGACGATCACCGACGTGACCCGTCGTGCCAAGCACGCCCTCCTCCATACCGACAATAAGTTGCTCGCGGTGCAACCGGGGATGACGGGCTCGCTGCTGGTGTACGACCGCCCGATGTCGGAGGACGAGGATCGCTACGCGGTGCTGGTGTGCGCGCTCGACGATGGTGCGCTACTGGTCTATCGGGACGTGCGCCGTATCGGGACGCTGCGCTGGTGCGATGCCACGGCGTGGGCCACGTACGAGGCGCGCCTCGGTCCCGAGCCGCTCGACCCGGAGTTCACGGCAGAACGCTTTGCCGCTCGATTGGCCAAGTCACGCGCCGCGATCAAGAAGGTGCTGATGGACCAGCGCGTGGTGGTCGGCGTGGGGAACATCTACGCCACGGAGGCGCTCTTCGCGGCCGCGATTGATCCCTCAAAGCCCGCGAACAAGGTCCCGGCGGAGAAGCTGCTCGCCCTCCACGGCCACGTCGTCCGGATCCTCGACGCCGCCATCGCCAGCGAAGGCACCACCTTCCGCGACTACGTCTCCTCCACCGGCGCCCCGGGCAACTTCCAGCTCGAGCTCTACGTCTACGGCCGCGAGGGCGAGCCCTGCAAGGTCTGCGGCACGCGGTTGGTGATGACGCATGACATCGATGCACGGGGGACGGTGTTGTGTTGGAGGTGTCAGACGTAA